The sequence below is a genomic window from Ischnura elegans chromosome 2, ioIscEleg1.1, whole genome shotgun sequence.
GACCCGTCTCCTAAGAAGAAGAAGTCTGGTGCTTCTACCGTGTCGCCGGGCGTGAGGAAGCGATCTAAGGTGGAGGCGAGGGTGCCGGTATCCAAATCCCCGGCATCGTCATCTCCATCGCCAGCATCCTCGCCCATGCGTTCAACGCCATACTCAGTGGAAGCAGAACCACCCTCTATCCCGTCTTTGCTCCGGAGGAGTGGCTACAGccaagaggaagaagaggaggaggaagagctGAGGTACATCGACTCGCAGTCACCAGAACCTCCCCCTGTGACGGGAAGTTTTCATCACCGAGAATCTCCAGCTTCCTATGGGTAAGTGCCCATAGTATTTTGCGTCTAATGTGTGTTTTACCCTCGTGGAAACTTTCGGGGATTCTCTGTTTTGGGAATGCCACAAGGGATAGGGATTTGGAGGGATCACACTTCTTCATGTGAAGTTTGAATTGAAATCCTTGTGGAATGATAACTTCACtcaccaaattttaacatttagaACCAAATAGTTTCACtgtttccatttcaaattttgatttgaacTGCACCAAAAACATATTTTCCATTGTTGCCATCAGATCTTTCGCGGAAAATGTATTTCAATGTAAAGGAAAAGataaacatgaaaatgaaaaaattagccGTTAGGAGAATTTAGTGTAGATTTGCACCAATGGATTCTTGACCTGTGATCATTCTaattttattgaagataaattctatcaaactatATCTTGAAAAATCTGAGTTCACCAAATTAAAAGACTTttggtttgataattttttaagcttAAATTTGTTAACTATTCCAGTTTGCCTATTAAGGTAAGACTTGGATGATTGTATGGAACCTGAGACCACTTTCTCACACCTGACAATGAATGTCTAACTCAATCAAAAAAACAGGTTTTGAGTGATGTTTTCCAACTTTAATCGGCATTTAAATGAAATAGACCTCATTTTGAACTGAGAAAGGCATTTCATGATGGAATGGAAGATGGCTGGAGAAATTTGCAAATGCTCCATGCAGGGCtggctcaaggcaaaatacttacccaGGCAAACTGCTGTTGTGTCGCCCACCACTACGGGGTTTGAGCATTTGGTCACCcctgggtcattccatttcaaatcacctaatttggataaaatttgccgcccgatatttttaattttcctgattttttattatttgttgcctacaagtagacaatcacaaacgctattcgaaaaaaaatttacaagccatattTAAGCCCTTGTGTGCTAATTTGCACTGCACGAGCCCTTGTTTGCACTTCACGAGCGTGTAGAATGGTTGCATTTCGACTGTTTAACACTGCCCCGCCACTCTAAATGTAGTGAAGTCTCAGTCATAGTTTTTTTATGAGATGtttatatgtgtataaagaacatatagaaaatttttcacttgttttcattcagtcccttgttagatattgacctgcgaacgTCGACGTTAGAAGGCTTacggcattgtttgacaagctctagaaaaaaaatgAGGGCATTCTCAGCACTAAAAATTGTACTGCAAGTAGCTCTTTAAGTATTCAACtaagaaataaaattgtattagtgagtctcatttccttcataaaaatttatcgtgttaaaaagttagtatgtattgacaaatttttcccgagtttttacaGAAAGATTTTGACTGAGTGTTTTGTAtgatagaaaatttataaaaatagtttCATAAAGTTCAGTTTATGCTGAACacactggtttttaaattattctgatatcttttaaaatagcttcaaaattaaactttacgcaaatcacatttttcatcaaaatttgcaaggctgcccttttaaaaatggctgccaagaAAAAAGTATGGCTATTAAATTTTTTCGAATAGcattttgtgattgtctacttgtagtcaattagtgatttaaaaaatcaggaaaattaaaaatgccgaGCAACATTGCCTGGGCAACATGGCCTTTGGGCAGTCGCTTAGGTTGTGCGGCCCtggctccatgcaaacctaccttaaccagtcaagtacttaaataataattggcatttggatttgCTGCCTTCGGATGTATTCACTTAATGGGTATGCTAGGCACGCAACGTTGACTaggtatattttattgaatatgttTGATTTTCCAGGAGTCTTCAGAGTTCACGTGGGTCATGGCCCAGCCAGAATCATCACTATCACTACCAGCAACAGCAGATGCTGGTCCATGCCGAGGTTCATCCTTCCCCATCAGAGGATGCTTCCTCCGTTTCTCGTGCCGATGCCACCGTTTCGGACAATGAGAGCTTCACGGTTCACGGTGGCGAGACGTCGTCGGAAGGGGACCTGCCCGCTGAGGCCCTCAGTGTGGCTGAGCCCCTGCcggaggacgaggaggaggaagaagaggaggaagggggAGTGGGCTATGCTCCTCTTGTGAACGATGCCACGGCCGAGACAACCCCGGTGGATATTTCGACTCCTGCCTATGAAAATGTGTCGTGGGTGCATGGGCAATCTGAGAGTGGGAACATTGTGCTGCAGAATAAAGTGTTTCCATCGGAGAAGAAAAAGTGTCCGACTGCCTCTCCGAGGAATCTGGATACGGCTGCCATCGGCAGAGTGTACCAGAACATACATTCCAATTTTGCAGAGTGTGCCATGGAAAATGGGGATGGAGTTTATGAAGATGTTCAggtgattatttatttcttaaggattttttaagatcttccctctAGAACTGGCTATTGCATTTGGTCATGACAGTTTAAAAAGGAAAACCTCTCTGGGATCTTTCAAGTATTATGTTTTTGGGCATTTTTGACCCATATTCTTCCCCCCTAGGTAAGAAAAAGCATTTGCTTAACTACCCCCTTTCACATGTGTAAGATGCTTTATGTTTCCTTtgcacaaagaaaaccaaatattttataatatatatataactgTTATTATTGAAATGTCATGAAATTTAGTAGTAACCTACTGTTAAATTAATTTAGTAGTACATAgttatttgtaaattattattattgttattagttttaattttaagctTGGTAGAATTGTTGTAAGCAAGCTCCATTGATAGACACTTAGGATGATGTAAATTTGATGTTACATTAAGTGAtagcattaaataaatttaaaaaaattgtattctatCTGAGCAGTCTGTCTAGTGTAGAAAAAATTTACATCAAGGGTAAAACCTACTGAATGCTCTGCTCATCTTCTCCTTTTGTCACTTTATAGTAAGAGTTTACTTCCTTACACGAGTAATGATGTGACCAGCAAACTCATTACCTCCCCATGGATTGTTAACTCAATACTAGAGCCTGTCAGGGGTGGTGTAgtaaatttttactcttttttttgtgAGATAGCAACTCAAGTGTGGAAGAACTTATTCTCCTAACGTCCATTTTCATGTTCACCTATGGCACCTATCCATCCAGGCTATTATTGCAGATTTTAGGGAggctttatttccatttttggcaTTACAGTTTTGATTTTGTACTTACCTGAGTTCCGTCTGCAATGGGGTTACTTGAGTTACCGTATGGAGAATGACTTAAGTGGTTTAAACAAATTAGATGAATTACCTTGGTATCTAGATTATTGCACACATTTCCATGGCTAACGTTTGAAATGTTGAGAGTTACCATCATGGTAATGTAAATGGGGCATCAAGGATTTTGTAATTAACTGTAGCCATCCAGTTATGGCATGCATGTCATTCTAATCTGTAAGAACTTCTGAATGTTGATGTAAGTCTAATTAGTGGTTCACAAAGATGTAGAAAATCAATAAACATGTTTCTGAATTCTGACTTTTAAGTTTTGCCAAGTCAAAGAAGGAAATCTTTTAGTTGAAAGCCGAATGAATTTTTTAGTCATGCAGAAAATGCAATTATGTAAGTCTCATTCatgaagtataaatattttttgtttaaaattttggcTTGGCATGctgattttattgattttgtaaAGTTAGTTGAATTGCTTGAGTATTTGTACGTGTAATAAATTCTGGTCAGAAATATTGATTCAGCTATTTAAGGCCAAGGTTTCAGtttgaattgtttaaaaatatttacctctCTGAATAACTTATGGACATTTTAGTAtcttcatctgaaaaatgctttaaatGGCACATATCTCATTTCTCAATGTAGTATCTGCTAACGTTAATAAAAGGGTCTTGCTGAAAATTGTTCTGTGTTTGTAATATATATATGTTCTCACATTTATTTCCTGCATAGATTAATAACAAGCAGCCTGCAGTGGAAGATTCAGTGGCATCAGAGTCTAGACGTGGTGGCTCTGCTACCAACATTTCAAGTGACACAAGTGTGACAATGAAGTTGATTGATGAACCAGTgactaatggaaaaaatatggatCCCGAAGTTGTGTACATGCAAGTGAAAGCCTTCAGGAAATCGGTtcaagaagtgaatgaaatacTGGATATGGTGTATTTGGATCAAAATGGTGTCCCTATCGCAAACAACCAAGGAGTTGCTTCTGAACATACCCCCCAAGGTTCTGGCGAAGCTTTGATCCCCAGTGAACAGAAGGTTAGTGAGACGAATAAGGTTGTTAGAGAAGAGAACGGCATGGAAACGGTTGCACCAGTGTCTAACGGTGCAGTGGATGGATCGGCAGACTGTAGGTTGCTTCCAGACGACTTTGCTCAGCTGAGGACCATCTCAGGAAGGAGTGGGGTCTCACACTCAAGTGGGAACAACAGCCGTAGGTCGTCCCTTCCTGTGTCGCCCTCCCCCTCTTCACTGGAGGACAGCCACCGGCGGAAGTTTGACTCTGAGATTGGCCGTGATATTCTCAGGGAGAGGCGTGTCAGGCTGGAGTTGGAGAGAGTTCGAGGAGAGCCTGGCAGTGGAGGTAAGTCCCTCAGCACTCATAATGATAACAATATACTCATGCCTCGTTCAAAAGAAGTCAAACTACCCTAAATTCCCCAATATAACGTGCCCTCATTCATAATGTGCAGGACTATCTTTGGCTGCTGTCTGCATGTATCTAAAATTTCAAGTATAACACTCACTCATGCATTACATGCAGAACACCTGCAGAGCCTTGATTGCTGAAATTAATATCCTGAGAAACATTAAAATTTGCTACCAATATCACCATTTCAATacaatttttgaatgatttttcaatacaataCAAATGAAGAAAGAACCGGTGGCTGTCtgataaaatatacataatggTCGATCATGCATCCTTTAGCAACATGTTATTTAAACTGTTTTACAAGGCAAATAAACTTATGGAGACAATCTTAAGTTTTTATACAAAGCTTTCCTGcttatttacatctttagtgaaattattttcattcacttcctGTGGTTGTATATTTAAATTTGTCATTAATTGATATAATAAGAGATCATATCGAGATACCGAGAATCAAGAACCGAGAACCAATGGTGGAGAACCAGACCGGTACCGagaaccaaaaatattttatgaaccaACTCATCCTTAgttaaaattctttcaatttcaCGAGATGTTACTTGTCAATGAGTAATTATTTGGTAAATTTTATCAGTAAGCAATCTCAATCAGCCATTTTATAGAGCAAGATCAGCATTTATAGAGCACTCTGAACCATATGGAACCTCTGAAACAAGCCTGTGCAGCCTACTTGACTGTTAGtgattattttgataatttagaTGGTGAAATTATTTGTGTGTAGAAAACTGTGCAAATTTTGGTCATTATGTATTTATCGATGTAAATATCTTCTGATTATACTGATGTTAGAATCCAATGAAGCCATGCCAATTGGAGCATTTGACTAATCGGTTGGAAACGACTACCAACCTGTTAACCAAAGTACGTATCAATAATCATCACTTACATGTGATAAGTATGCATTCAGAGAAAATCATAATTTGGTTGTTTTGACCCCCACTTTATTGTAGGTTCACGTTAAGATAGACACACTTAACAGTTTTTgtgctggaaatattttactcattgATGTCAAgtaatatacatatatgtaaaaaTGTGTGCATACACTATTCCTTACACAACTTTTATCATTCTtctacatgaaataaaaatcttttaatgCTATCATATCGTGCCTCTCTATTATTTGCCATGGGATGCACTCTATCTAATTTAATTAAACCAATTTTTCATCGTGTCATTTGCCAGTTCATACcacaatatattttgcattaagaATTTAGCTCTAGAAAATATAACTATCATTATAAAGGGCTCTAAAgtacttcttttcttttttatgatgaaatgacCCAGATCGATTGTCAATgagttaactttatgaaaattcattgtaataagatagAAACAGCTGAAGTAattagagtggaaaatttttgCAGCTGTTTCTATCTTAATAAAATGACCATTTTTAGTCAATAGTCATCAGTTTCACTCATTGCTCCACTCGTCTGCATTTCAGTTTCCAGCCCAGCAAGCAGTGAAGGGACAGGGACGAGGCTAAGCCCTTCTCCTGTGGCCACCCCCGTTCGCACCCTTTCGCCCGCATCCAACCATTCGCCCATGCTCAACCAATCCCCTGTGCGAACGCTCTCTCCTGCACCATCGCAGTCGCCGGTGCCCTCACAGTCATCTGCCCACACTCAGTCAACGGCGCGTTTTCAGTCACCAGTCCCAAGCTCAAATTCGCCTGCCCCGAGGCAGTCGCCCATTCCCGGTTCTCCCTCACCCAACCCACGGCATTCCCCCCTGCCCCCTGTCTCGCCCCTTCCCCCTGTCTCGCCCCTTCCCCCTGTCTCGCCCCTTCCCCCGTCGCAGTCTCCTGTTCCGAGACAGTCTCCCGTGCCCCCATCACAGTCCCCCATCCCGAGGCAATCGCCCGTGCCTCCATCGCAATCGCCGATTCCGCTACAGTCACCCATTCCCAGGAACTCTCCCGTTCCCCCGGCCACTTCGCCCATTCCCAAGCAGTCTCCCGTTTCACCTCTCACGCCTGTCCAGCCGATGACGCAACTGCCGTCCCCACTTGTCCCGTCTCCCACTCGTACAACATTGCCCCCGACCGGTGCTAGCGTTCCCAAGAGCCCCGTGCGCTCTGCCCCCAACGACCTTCCTTCTGGGATCAGCCTGTCCAATGGATCCCCGCTGAGGACCGGCTCTGGCAAGAAGGCATCGACTGGAAGCCACAGTCCCGAAGAAGATGCCGCACCGAGCAGCATTGGCAATGCCTCTGAGCGGGTGACGCCCAAGTCCCCATCACCAAAGAGAGATGCCGTGATCTTCAGGAGTCGGGAGGACGGTTTCGGCACATCCCCCACGGAGGGTGGATACAAAAGTTGGGGATCAGAAGGCGGATCTCTCCGTGGCCTTCCTGGTCGATCGTGGAGCGTGTCGGACTCGAGGAGGCTCGCGGTGAGGAAAGCCAGCGTCAGGGAGTTGTTGTCCCGGTTTGAGGGGAAGGACGAAGGTGGTGAGGAAGAAGCAGGGGGCGAGGTGACGTCAGGACGAAGGGCTTCGGCACCATCGCACCGTCGGCCCACTCCCCCCTGTCTGCGTGCGAGGGCCAACCGTGCAGGTCACGCATCATCTCTCAGCGTTTCGTTGGACGAGGATCGCTTTTTGGCTTCAGCCCGTGAGAAGGTGACCTCGCCCTCTCAGTGCAGCGATGCATCGGGGTCGATTGAGTCAACGCCCAAAGGTAGTGACTCCAGTGGTCAACTAATTAGGGTCCGCACATCGCCTGACATCAACAAGGAAACCGAGGCAGATGATGACCAGGGTCACCTAATGAACCGAAGTTCTGACTCTCAAGGTTtgcattttatacattttctatTTTGTACGGTGTATTCAAAGGGGTTTAGCATGTATTCTTgccaatatgtatgtatatgcctGCATATATTTATGCCTTGCCCATTTACATTGTTATATTAGTCTAGAtgaggggtctccaatttactcggccacgagggccacattccaagttccgaatcacACTGCGgaccggatagcaaatttgccggtGACTGATGTATTTgattccaacgtctactgaagtatccgatggagtatttcttatttacgaacagttgaaggggactttgacgtgtagtacagcacTGCAATGCTCCTCCTCCAACGTGTGAGAATCGCACGCTACTTGAAATGAGTATGCGGGCCGGATGAAAGACCACCGCGGGCCGGATCCGATCTAGATCcctggagacccctggtctagataGTCTACTCCCAAGTTTTCCCAACTTTTTGGTGTCATTGCTACTTTGATTCATTGACTAAAAGACTTTTTCAAATGCACGGGTATCGCTGGTGCTGGTGCTGGGAGCCAGGTGCAATACAATCAAACAGGAACTTTTGCATAATGTCTAGCATGACATCGGTGCTAGTACCAGAAAGTGCAGCTGCAATGAACTCTTTAGTTGGATACATATCTGGCACTGGGCtccagttttcattttttaaatgcatacttTCCTTGtactaatataataaaaacagtgccagagaaaattttttatgccaagatttttatatatttatgtatttttacaaTATCTCCAACATCTGTCCAAATTCAAATATGCTCCTGATGCTGGTAATGTGGATGTGTGTGTAAATAGTCTCTTGTTATAATAAGTGGTTCATTCTCTGTGCCCCTTGGATCCTTTTATTTACATTGCTGATTCGAGTTTTCTTTTTTATCGTGGTGTACTTGCTCTTGACATCAAATCAAACCCTCTCTTTGTCACTACAACAACTCATTCTGACTTTGTTAGAAGTTTCTCTTTGAAACTGTGGTCTTGCCTCATATTATTCTAATTTGTTATGTGAACTTCttatatgaatttatttccattgcaTCTGAAGTATTCAAATTAcaaattattcatatcaaacactTAAGGCTTCACTTGTACAACTTGCagacattcattttttaaatttttttgtagtcttctgcaatatttaaaatatttgtgaggaatattctttaatgaatatcatattttttgttgtaaatagTACAAACctacatacatatttatatttggaaggaaattttaatttttttgtattaatgtTGTATTCCTTCCTCATATAGATCTGATGAATAACAGAGGTGATATTGGAGATGGCATCACACCTAGGACAAAGAGCGATGTTGCCCTGGGTAGTTTCCCGCTCTTCCCTGACCATGATGATCCAGAACGCCGAGAGAGAATTGAGCGCTATAAACGAGAGCGGCGCTCATTCCTGCGGGAGAAGTACCGCTCAGAGAGCTTTCGCGGCGAGAAGGATGAGGTGTTGAAGAGACTGAAAGAGAAGGTGGCATCTGTGCCACAGGAAGAGGTCGAAGGTAGCAGCGGTATGAGCGACGGGGACTCGCGAAGTCGGAGGAGGACGAGAAGGGCGGCCACCGATGGAGACTGCTCCGAGATGGACTCGCAGTTCTCACCCACGATTGGGTTGCTGTCGTCACGGACGAGAAGGAGAGCTGCATCATCTGAATCAGATGATGCTGCAGATGCATTCTGTGGACCACGAGTGGGCGTGTCCCCAGTGATGTCAAGGTCACCGAATCAGAGGCATGGTGCCGTTCCCACTTCTCCGACCTCGTCCTCAATTGGCACGCCATCTCCTGGTTGCATCAGGGATGTGGCGGCATTGTTTGAAGCCCGTGAGCGAGGTGAAAGGGCAGAGAAAAGTGATAAGACTCGCGAGTTATCCTCAGTGGAGTGAAAGTTTGATGggagatggaaatgaaaaatgctgAACCGATTTCCCTTACTCTTGGGGTCTCAATGTGTGGAATGATCTATTGGGAAATTTTAGGTGCTATCTTTTCTTGAACTCTTAAAGCATGCTTTGCATTGCTTAATTTCAAAGATGgcttaaaatttcagcatttgcaGATGTTTATGTGAGAGTCTGACTGTTGAGTATGTGAAGGTCAAACCTGCTTTCAAGTGAAAGTGTATCCACCATGCAAAGTAGAACGTTATGTTGTGCGATTGATGAGAAGGCATTGACATATGATGGGAATGTGCATGTAGGataaaaaccttgaaattttagGTGCTCTCTTTCTTGCTTATTGATTCAAAGATATCTTAAAATTTCGGTGTGCAATGATATATTAGTGACTATCGAGTGAGTGCGTTGAGGATATAATTGTTGCCAAGTGAAATCGAACCACTTTGTTGAGTTGTGTGCTATGTTTCTTCATTGGATGACTTAGCTGCTACGTGGATTAATCATGTGGAAATGGTCACAGTTATTGAAGTGACTCGGGAAGTGTAAATTTTTCTTCTGGTTATACGTgccaaatgaaattttagtgctATCTCTATTGGGAATCTCTAAAGTATTGTAGATCTCTTTACTTTTGAGATGGCTTAAAAAGTTTCACTTTTTTTGTGAAGAAAATTTACTGTCAAGGGCATGATTAAATGGATTGAGTTCAAATGAGTGGCACTACTTCATCGCATCACATGCATCAAATTGTATTGCCAGGATTCATCAGATGTGACTGTGGTTAAATCACAAGGAGTTCTAGCAGATTATGAAGTGAACTTGCTGGTGTGAATATTCTTTTTAATGAAGCATGCCAAATTATTTGCAAGGAAGAAgtcttcaaaacatttttatttaaggtAAAAGTGTACTCTCACAAGATATTGGACTCTGTCATCATTATGTCTGCAAACTGTAGATATTTTTCTTGCAGACCTGCTCTCTGAAGGTCATGAGGCATTGTTCCTTTAATTGTTGTGCTCTAGCCAATAATTGCATACTTTTGTCGATGCCCACTTTACGGGTTCTGTCGGACCACTCACCGTGACCAACTGTGATATTCTAATGTACATGTTGATGTGTGTTCGTATCTGATTGATCATGAATGCATGGTCAAGCAGGTTTCTTTTCCCAAATACTGAATTCTCTTAGCTTCAAGCTGAGTTTTCCATGCATCACAATCCTAATCTTCCTTGTTTTGGAATAGGATGTGCAAAATTCGCTGCATAAGCTTGCACTCTTATTCTGTCACCTTTGCACACTGATTGGAAAGTTGCATTGATTGCAGGGATTCGTGTGACCAATACTTTTTTATGTAGTTTcttgttaaaaatgtaaaaaatggctACGTTGCTACCTGCCTTATTAAAAACCCACCGTGTGTTAACAAATTTCAATCGCGGGATCAGGGAAATCACGGTAGCTTCATGCTTACATTTCTTTGCTCAAAAATTTTATCCCTTCAATATCTGTATACAATGGGAAATTGTTAATAGTTTTGGAGAAATTGAGATTGCCCTTTTAATCATTAGTaggtaactgattttacagagttATTAATGGCTTGTCCTATGATGATGGGCATTGCCAAGTCTTTTTGCAATAGACATAATTTCCCACTGTTGGTGGTCTGAATTTCTTTAATCATTTCATTGCATTTACTACCCTTCCGCCAATATGATTGAATGTTATTTGATGGAAATCTATGGGGtgtatgagtattttttttctattgatatTCTTTCCATAAATCTGGAAGCCAATTATGACATTCATATTAGTCTATAACATTTTGCGATACATTCATCCAACATTGTAGAAGGCATTATTCTTAATAATATGGACACAAGTTGCCATTTTTATTTAGTTGGAACTGTATTCCAGACTATAGACAATAACCTAAATGCCTTCCATTCTGTCATTTGATCCCTTGTTAAATGAATTCTCTACTCATTAAATTAA
It includes:
- the LOC124154413 gene encoding uncharacterized protein LOC124154413; this encodes MSGAPPADAVVVISGGHRPLQPPASSSASSSPDPAAPNTPTAPSPSHSTPKRRKLLAPRRRRGSGGDLRACWGGSKAAAGMPATAGADVAISAPIAAAVSGHHLHHHHLPPHHHHTLRHHHITHRALADITPRFAAGGSGGNADVELHRPVGGGSGGGSLRITHLVGGVSSGAGGGGGGVGGHAAAAAASGAPRFPKLDECAHFHYENVELGPIQVSLCEEELKPLNDSDGSGVGNENRSWVVQVTSLGRSWLLRRSYDNFRMLDSQLHRCVYDRKFSALPELPPEANVPTANPEQSAEESVRNLLTDYLSRLSCLAGDGSAGGGQGSNPGSASLINCGPVLNWLELDNRGHRLLVTDDSDINTPAVAAAYAVRRYAAQAPDEISFEVGDMISVIDMPPPEESVWWRGKRGFEVGFFPCECVALIGEKVPRSLLHQLVPAASQQNSLANTSAPSATGATGPTSPAGTTVAPTVATPASSCASTASSSPSPASSGIIVASPSSGASVPLPSKPVLRKHGKLIAFFRSFILSRPSRRRLKQSGILKERVFGCDLGEHLLNSGHDIPMVLKCCAEFIETNGIVDGIYRLSGVTSNIQKLRNAFDEDRVPGLYEDEAILQDIHSVASLLKMYFRELPNPLCTYHLYHRFVSAVQAPHDSRLSLMREVVKSLPPPHYRTLEYLMKHLARVAQRGGDTGMTPRNVAIVWAPNLLRCKELEVGGVAALQGVGVQAVVTEFLVCYADLIFGGSDKSGNLMGQRLRQQRPLQHLSPDQHKLPPGVSPRLVAAFAEENATSTPKRSRPKSLAISTPTKLLSLEEARTRALLAATGKADQEYIEVGGGPANLPAKYHTVIDMPARKRGSGSLKSKRSPGLGWKSFFLKKGQSQAQRQQSTSSLPSKRSAIGGGVTSCASTTASTTQVRGMVAPTELVTQEKAMTESDIAQSKRRLRPVKSAESLSSAVASAGSSTRNSAALDLEIGLGSIEGVLDQITGHSTGLGLCDDRRASSPSTTGKPSHSRSVSHDSYFDHLAEPLMLLTEEDDGREDDGQDGSGNLEEEGLLDLSEIQLDFELEEREMRIFSEDETLVSTTPIGSGGSLSRSPLLPHPSRRRLMGSPQGTGPRARPEDTGSSADPSPKKKKSGASTVSPGVRKRSKVEARVPVSKSPASSSPSPASSPMRSTPYSVEAEPPSIPSLLRRSGYSQEEEEEEEELRYIDSQSPEPPPVTGSFHHRESPASYGSLQSSRGSWPSQNHHYHYQQQQMLVHAEVHPSPSEDASSVSRADATVSDNESFTVHGGETSSEGDLPAEALSVAEPLPEDEEEEEEEEGGVGYAPLVNDATAETTPVDISTPAYENVSWVHGQSESGNIVLQNKVFPSEKKKCPTASPRNLDTAAIGRVYQNIHSNFAECAMENGDGVYEDVQINNKQPAVEDSVASESRRGGSATNISSDTSVTMKLIDEPVTNGKNMDPEVVYMQVKAFRKSVQEVNEILDMVYLDQNGVPIANNQGVASEHTPQGSGEALIPSEQKVSETNKVVREENGMETVAPVSNGAVDGSADCRLLPDDFAQLRTISGRSGVSHSSGNNSRRSSLPVSPSPSSLEDSHRRKFDSEIGRDILRERRVRLELERVRGEPGSGVSSPASSEGTGTRLSPSPVATPVRTLSPASNHSPMLNQSPVRTLSPAPSQSPVPSQSSAHTQSTARFQSPVPSSNSPAPRQSPIPGSPSPNPRHSPLPPVSPLPPVSPLPPVSPLPPSQSPVPRQSPVPPSQSPIPRQSPVPPSQSPIPLQSPIPRNSPVPPATSPIPKQSPVSPLTPVQPMTQLPSPLVPSPTRTTLPPTGASVPKSPVRSAPNDLPSGISLSNGSPLRTGSGKKASTGSHSPEEDAAPSSIGNASERVTPKSPSPKRDAVIFRSREDGFGTSPTEGGYKSWGSEGGSLRGLPGRSWSVSDSRRLAVRKASVRELLSRFEGKDEGGEEEAGGEVTSGRRASAPSHRRPTPPCLRARANRAGHASSLSVSLDEDRFLASAREKVTSPSQCSDASGSIESTPKGSDSSGQLIRVRTSPDINKETEADDDQGHLMNRSSDSQDLMNNRGDIGDGITPRTKSDVALGSFPLFPDHDDPERRERIERYKRERRSFLREKYRSESFRGEKDEVLKRLKEKVASVPQEEVEGSSGMSDGDSRSRRRTRRAATDGDCSEMDSQFSPTIGLLSSRTRRRAASSESDDAADAFCGPRVGVSPVMSRSPNQRHGAVPTSPTSSSIGTPSPGCIRDVAALFEARERGERAEKSDKTRELSSVE